TTTCGCTGGGCCATGGGAGCTCCTCTGTGCTTTCGGCGCCGTTTTTGTGCTGAGAATCTTACCGGCATAAAAAAGCCGCAACCCCAAGGGATTGCGGCTTTTCATTTCACAAGCCGGTTTAGCGAAGCTGGTTTCCCGGTTTTTTGGGCGGATCGTTCGCCGGGCGCGGTTCGACCGGATCGTTGTTCTTGAATTCCGGAGTAAGCTCCGCATTGATGGCGGCCCATTCAGGGTCTTCGTCCTCGGACTCAAGAATCGCGTCAATCGGGCACTCGGGTTGGCATACGCCGCAGTCAATGCACTCTTCGGGGTCGATAATGAGAAAGGGCTCGCCCTTGTATTCGCCGGGGTGCATGCAGTCGACAGGGCACACGCTCACGCATGTGGCATAGCGCTCGCCAAGACATTTCTGACTAATGACAAAAGTCATAAAATCAAACCTCCAGAAGAGATGGCTCGCCTCGCATGCCCTTCACTTTAGAGCCGCTCAGCACAAGTTATTTGATAGACACATTCTTTGCCAAGGGCTTCGCCCCATTCGTTGCGCCATCCTACCAGATGGATTTTCCGAATATCAAGGCGAAATCGGCCTTTTTTCGGGCTTTCAGCTTGCAGGGTCCCGGAGGTAACCCTTTGGGTTTAGCGGACATAGAAAGGTGGTCCCGCCTCAGGCACTCCCGGCGGTCAGGTAGCCATCGGCGCGGGGAAGGAGAATGGCCCCCTCCTCGGGCTTGCCCGCCGGTTCCCACTTTTCCGCCCCCCAGTACCACGCGTGATAGACGGCAACCGCGCACATCAGGGCATCGATGAGATTGGCTTGCCGCTCGAACTCCTCCCCCTTGAGGTGCGTCGGGTCGCGGCGGAGCCGCCCCTCAAGCTCTCCTTCGAGGTAGACGGCCGGGACCAGCTTTTCGAGGCCATTGATGAGAGCCCTTTGGTAAAGCGCAAGCTCCTGTTGATGCTGTGCCGTGGCGCTGCGCTTGAACTTGTAGGCCTTCTCCAGGCTCAGGAGCGCGACCGAGGCGGGCTGGGGAAGGATCTCGAAGAC
This DNA window, taken from bacterium, encodes the following:
- a CDS encoding ferredoxin family protein, whose protein sequence is MTFVISQKCLGERYATCVSVCPVDCMHPGEYKGEPFLIIDPEECIDCGVCQPECPIDAILESEDEDPEWAAINAELTPEFKNNDPVEPRPANDPPKKPGNQLR
- a CDS encoding DUF429 domain-containing protein — protein: NASGGRACDDSCAAIWGPFNAEAPPANQRQCGNPTRGGRLVTKFEGEGFHLDYYFPPRKETRAVFEILPQPASVALLSLEKAYKFKRSATAQHQQELALYQRALINGLEKLVPAVYLEGELEGRLRRDPTHLKGEEFERQANLIDALMCAVAVYHAWYWGAEKWEPAGKPEEGAILLPRADGYLTAGSA